A genome region from Oryzias melastigma strain HK-1 linkage group LG12, ASM292280v2, whole genome shotgun sequence includes the following:
- the si:ch1073-398f15.1 gene encoding cardiomyopathy-associated protein 5, whose protein sequence is MDAANEDFSRQDVDPEMTMLTAEEVTEQSADGGDEVENLRRSLREAVHDDSVRPKMQCLMMDSSFSMVTMQGEDSGIAWETNPSRSATPWASESGDLAPPVPVRPATPGSHPAGKIIFVMDEDMISRQRKTKERASGQKSKAEKREALELSSDNISGRPELVEVSQPNVKAEEEGEQEEVADHQENKMQRLFSIVSEGSEILNIVVPHKIVTVDEEESREMVDNLSYLEEVPVPKASEEIQDNETLILGEPGIQLAQPATSSRVRLHGTMDPPGAPVARPPGRTAVGNLDYFEAFSLVDAQAPGGPAMISPGQVEPGATAPGESNSSETQRIAEEVINTNVDRDKSDTVSLGEITSELLDEVFYAGTDSNPMKGLDSVHGGRAAAGSIARLPSKPSGSSLFGSQEDILTPIFLPEGPPKIIDPILLEEPKAMAFLYTDLYEEALGSRKKEEDAESVTSEKSFHSRHSDREARGYLEKFVLIDETPVVEVEHSDKEKPAEGEPRVLTGDGFEFQDFLPKGEQTEMQQGEEITDFFRSSANSSPCDDERLPPPLEEDDDTEIVSKKTPKTQKSVSIAEEKVPGAQPDPLSLSNFEFPLDEPDWGGLDDPPTAEDDVFKHEESWKHEGAMSKPDAPPRKKTTSAPKASLDLTPLTPVDVVPMQEQEEAGGKEQREEEKETASPAETTDEGDEVDGGEMPQVSEVALSEAVLAALQTEISVSESVQDGDENAAVQATDENAVKTEEREAGSEADTAAGHTELKETDVETDVNPKKLVESSAAAPPTKNKGQCIIL, encoded by the exons ATGGATGCTGCGAACGAGGACTTCTCCCGGCAGGATGTCGACCCCGAGATGACAATGCTGACAGCGGAGGAGGTCACAGAGCAGAGCGCTGATGGCGGCGATGAAGTGGAAAACCTACGAAGGAG TTTACGCGAGGCCGTCCATGACGACAGCGTCCGCCCAAAGATGCAGTGCCTGATGATGGATTCCTCCTTCTCCATGGTGACGATGCAGGGTGAGGACAGCGGGATCGCGTGGGAGACGAACCCCAGTCGCTCAGCCACACCGTGGGCCTCCGAATCAGGAGACTTAGCCCCTCCTGTTCCTGTCCGTCCTGCAACGCCGGGGTCCCACCCAGCTGGGAAGATTATTTTTGTGATGGACGAAGACATGATTTCAAGACAGAGGAAAACTAAAGAGAGGGCTTCCGGTCAGAAGAGCAAAGCGGAGAAACGAGAAGCCCTGGAGCTGAGTTCAGACAACATCTCAGGACGACCGGAGTTGGTGGAAGTCTCTCAGCCGAATGTGAAAGCAGAGGAAGAAGGAGAACAAGAGGAGGTGGCTGATCATCAGGAAAATAAGATGCAGCGGTTGTTCAGCATCGTGTCTGAAGGCTCGGAGATCCTGAACATTGTTGTGCCACATAAGATAGTCACAGTGGACGAGGAGGAGAGCAGAGAAATGGTGGACAATCTGTCGTACCTCGAGGAAGTTCCTGTTCCCAAAGCCAGCGAGGAGATCCAAGACAATGAGACGCTGATCTTGGGTGAACCTGGGATCCAGTTAGCTCAACCGGCAACATCTTCAAGAGTTAGACTTCACGGTACGATGGATCCTCCAGGTGCTCCAGTCGCCAGGCCTCCAGGAAGAACAGCTGTAGGGAATTTGGATTACTTTGAAGCGTTCTCCCTGGTTGATGCTCAGGCTCCTGGAGGTCCTGCTATGATCTCACCTGGGCAGGTAGAACCAGGGGCCACGGCTCCTGGTGAGAGCAACAGTTCTGAAACTCAGAGAATTGCTGAAGAAGTCATTAACACAAACGTGGACAGAGACAAGTCGGACACGGTCAGTTTAGGAGAAATCACCAGCGAGCTTCTAGATGAAGTTTTCTACGCTGGTACTGACAGCAATCCAATGAAGGGTCTGGATTCGGTGCACGGTGGCAGAGCAGCTGCTGGTTCAATAGCCAGACTTCCATCCAAACCAAGTGGCTCTAGTCTGTTTGGAAGCCAAGAGGACATCCTGACTCCAATCTTCCTACCGGAAGGACCTCCAAAAATTATTGACCCAATTTTGCTGGAGGAGCCCAAAGCCATGGCCTTCCTTTACACGGATCTGTACGAGGAGGCGCTGGGCAGCCGGAAAAAGGAGGAGGACGCGGAGAGCGTGACGTCTGAGAAGTCCTTCCACAGCAGACACTCGGACCGGGAGGCCAGGGGGTATTTGGAGAAGTTTGTCCTCATAGACGAGACCCCGGTGGTGGAGGTGGAACATTCCGACAAAGAGAAACCAGCAGAGGGAGAACCGCGAGTTCTGACAGGAGACGGGTTTGAGTTTCAAGACTTTCTGCCAAAAGGCGAACAGACGGAGATGCAGCAAGGAGAAGAAATCACAGACTTCTTCAGGTCCAGCGCCAACTCTTCCCCATGTGACGATGAACGTCTTCCTCCACCTCTGGAAGAAGACGACGACACAGAAATAGTCTCAaagaaaacacccaaaacacaaaaaagtgtctCAATTGCAGAAGAGAAAGTTCCAGGAGCCCAACCGGATCCACTTAGCCTCTCAAACTTTGAGTTTCCTCTTGATGAGCCAGACTGGGGAGGTTTGGACGATCCTCCCACAGCTGAGGATGATGTCTTCAAACACGAGGAGTCGTGGAAACACGAGGGAGCCATGAGCAAACCAGATGCCCCTCCCAGGAAGAAGACAACCTCTGCTCCCAAAGCAAGCCTAGATCTTACACCTCTGACTCCAGTCGATGTGGTTCCGATGCAGGAACAAGAGGAGGCTGGAGGGAAGGAgcaaagagaggaggagaaggagacgGCCTCGCCAGCAGAAACGACAGACGAGGGGGATGAAGTCGACGGCGGAGAGATGCCGCAGGTCTCTGAGGTGGCTCTGTCCGAGGCCGTTCTGGCTGCGCTGCAAACGGAGATCTCTGTGAGTGAGAGCGTTCAAGACGGTGATGAAAACGCCGCCGTACAGGCAACTGATGAGAACGCCGTGAAAACGGAGGAAAGAGAAGCAGGGAGTGAGGCGGACACAGCAGCGGGACATACCGAACTGAAGGAGACAGACGTTGAAACAGATGTTAACCCAAAGAAGCTGGTGGAGAGTTCAGCCGCTGCTCCACCAACCAAAAACAAGGGGCAGTGCATCATCCTTTAA
- the dtwd2 gene encoding tRNA-uridine aminocarboxypropyltransferase 2 gives MDNVHCRFSSTVAPVENGPENGDIYPTGDGLVDAFGDLAALPVEVEERRPTCLRCRRPQKVCLCPFLPSQPLEVSTCLYVVQHPAEESRVLRTVPLLATCLPQGKCNVIVGRRFNEEKHPELAAVCHDSRTLILYPGPKSQNLEELVQCRDVGAINHNVIIIDGTWSQAKNMFLKNSMFHLPKQVQLNRTLSSQYVIRTQPSNICLSTLECAAVALSVLERNDEIQEVLLRPLKALCSFQLQHGAQIHHSKEHLLKTGMYDKPMPKNKRKIKRMEKLLTDHSICPR, from the exons ATGGACAATGTTCACTGTAGGTTCTCCTCCACGGTTGCTCCTGTTGAAAATGGACCAGAAAACGGCGACATATATCCCACAGGCGACGGTTTAGTCGACGCTTTCGGGGACCTGGCTGCTCTCCCGGTGGAGGTGGAAGAGAGGAGACCGACGTGTTTGCGGTGCCG TCGCCCTCAGAAGGTGTGTCTCTGTCCTTTTCTTCCTTCACAACCTCTGGAGGTGTCCACATGTCTGTACGTGGTACAGCACCCCGCAGAG GAGAGCAGAGTGCTGCGCACCGTTCCTCTTCTAGCCACATGTTTACCGCAAGGAAAATGCAACGTCATCGTAGGACGACGATTCAATGAGGAAAA GCACCCGGAGCTTGCCGCCGTCTGTCATGACAGCAGAACGCTCATCCTCTACCCTGGTCCCAAGTCCCAGAACCTGGAGGAGCTGGTTCAGTGTCGAGACGTCGGCGCTATCAATCACAACGTGATCATCATCGACGGCACCTGGAGCCAAGCCAAGAACATGTTCCTGAAAAACAGCATGTTCCACCTCCCTAAACAG GTGCAGCTCAACAGGACTCTGTCCAGTCAGTATGTGATCCGCACACAACCCTCCAACATCTGCCTGTCCACGCTGGAGTGTGCCGCCGTCGCCCTGTCGGTCCTGGAACGGAACGACGAGATCCAGGAG GTTCTGCTGAGGCCGCTGAAAGCCCTGTGCTCCTTCCAGCTGCAGCACGGCGCTCAGATCCATCACAGCAAGGAGCATCTGCTGAAGACCGGCATGTACGACAAGCCCATGCCCAAGAACAAACGCAAGATCAAGAGGATGGAGAAGCTGCTGACCGACCACAGCATCTGCCCCAGATGA